From a region of the Burkholderia lata genome:
- a CDS encoding helix-turn-helix transcriptional regulator encodes MQLYEIGQAVAKRRAELDLTQARLARLAGLSRLTVNQLENGKLKDLGVNKLIPLLGLLGIELLTRPRPARRGLHMAVIGANVSHKSELTERLLVDALVSGQIPAGYEAPFAVILDEVPLPVVVRAAEEAAERSGTPLRTIWKNLAEWSKALHLYREVWV; translated from the coding sequence ATGCAACTTTACGAGATCGGTCAGGCCGTCGCGAAACGGAGAGCGGAACTCGACCTCACGCAGGCTCGGCTGGCCAGGCTCGCCGGACTGTCTCGCCTCACCGTGAATCAGTTGGAAAACGGCAAACTCAAGGATCTCGGCGTCAACAAGCTGATCCCGTTGCTAGGCTTGCTCGGCATCGAACTCCTGACCCGACCGCGGCCGGCTCGGCGCGGTCTTCACATGGCCGTCATTGGTGCGAACGTCAGCCACAAGAGCGAATTGACCGAGCGATTGCTCGTCGACGCGTTAGTCTCCGGACAAATCCCCGCCGGGTATGAAGCGCCGTTCGCCGTCATCCTCGACGAGGTCCCGCTACCGGTTGTAGTAAGGGCGGCCGAGGAAGCTGCCGAGCGCTCGGGCACGCCACTTCGCACCATCTGGAAAAATCTGGCCGAGTGGTCGAAGGCGCTTCATCTCTATCGGGAAGTATGGGTCTGA